A window from Molothrus ater isolate BHLD 08-10-18 breed brown headed cowbird chromosome 24, BPBGC_Mater_1.1, whole genome shotgun sequence encodes these proteins:
- the LOC118695386 gene encoding zinc finger and BTB domain-containing protein 8A-like, which yields MEISSHQSRLLEQLNEQRKQDLFCDCSILVEGKVFKAHRNVLFASSGYFKMLLSQSSKETSQPTIATFEVFSPETFMVILDFVYSGILSLTGQNVIEVMSAASYLQMTDILNVCKTFIKSSLDINEKEKDHYLSLSAKSASTEPTPARPALYRSRRKAKSNPRRSYSIPDEKPNGNENSWSSYSSYLSSQVILQRAETQLAKRGRKQSSTRKRRKHLGLSQGRELGGCKSDRAERAGASDPAHSSQGSGEEAEFDAENEVDQDDFGAEAAAKRWSVAQLEQELSRTPEFMELKAEELYTSMPTILGVMSSWNEGDLPRMRFKCPFCTHTVKRRADLKRHLRCHTGERPYPCEACGKRFTRLEHLRNHFQTIHQAGKLICRKCKRQVTELTGCVVQQGTRRYRLCHKCLAEANSDSIPEDFNPAERSPVSSTGNKRPKWDLEEEQKSEEETGEEEPYNLVVRHNSDDIAEEVKEKVKPNLR from the exons ATGGAGATTTCTTCCCACCAGTCTcgcctcctggagcagctgaacgAGCAGCGGAAGCAGGACTTGTTCTGTGACTGCAGCATCCTTGTGGAGGGCAAGGTCTTCAAAGCCCATCGCAATGTGCTGTTTGCCAGCAGTGGCTACTTCAAAATGCTCCTTTCGCAGAGCTCGAAGGAGACGAGTCAGCCAACAATAGCCACGTTTGAGGTCTTCTCTCCAGAGACGTTCATGGTCATCCTGGACTTTGTGTATTCAGGGATATTGTCTTTAACGGGTCAGAATGTGATCGAAGTCATGTCAGCTGCCAGCTATCTGCAGATGACAGATATCCTCAATGTCTGCAAGACCTTCATTAAGTCCTCATTGGATattaatgaaaaggaaaaggatcaTTACCTCAGCCTCTCGGCCAAAAGTGCGAGCACTGAGCCCACCCCTGCCCGCCCTGCTCTTTATCGCTccagaaggaaagcaaagagcaaCCCCCGGCGTTCCTACTCGATCCCGGATGAAAAACCCAACGGGAATGAAAACTCCTGGAGCAGTTACAGCAGCTACCTGTCCTCACAGGTGATCCTGCAGCGGGCAGAGACGCAGCTGGCCAAAAGAGGCAGGAAACAGAGCTCCACGAGGAAGCGCCGCAAGCACCTGGGGCTGTCGCAGGGCCGGGAGCTGGGAGGGTGCAAATCGGACAGAGCCGAGCGAGCCGGAGCCTCGGATCCcgcccacagctcccagggcagcggAGAGGAGGCCGAGTTTGATGCCGAGAACGAGGTGGATCAGGATGACTTTGGAGCAGAGGCCGCAGCCAAGAGGTGGTCGGTTGCTCAGCTAGAACAAGAACTTTCCAGAACTCCTGAGTTCATGGAGTTAAAGGCAGAAGAACTGTACACCTCGATGCCCACAATTTTAGGGGTGATGAGTAGCTGGAATGAAG GTGACCTGCCCCGGATGCGTTTCAAGTGCCCGTTCTGCACGCACACGGTGAAGCGGCGGGCGGACCTGAAGCGCCACCTGCGGTGTCACACCGGGGAGCGGCCCTACCCCTGCGAGGCGTGCGGGAAGAGGTTCACCCGCCTGGAGCACCTCCGCAACCACTTCCAGACG ATCCACCAGGCTGGCAAGCTGATCTGCAGGAAGTGCAAGCGGCAGGTGACGGAGCTGACGGGCTGCGTGGTGCAGCAGGGCACCCGGCGCTACAGACTGTGCCACAAGTGCTTGGCAGAGGCCAATTCCGACAGCATCCCCGAGGATTTCAACCCAGCTGAACGTTCTCCTGTCTCCTCCACGGGAAATAAACGGCCCAAATGGGAtctggaggaggagcagaagtCAGAGGAAGAGACAGGGGAGGAGGAGCCCTATAATTTGGTTGTGCGGCACAATAGCGATGATATTGCGGAGGAGGTAAAGGAAAAGGTGAAGCCAAATCTTAGGTAG